The window GTCGCGGGTCTTCTCGCGCGCCGGGCGACGCGGCGCTCGTCCTCTGACGTCCGCGTTGTCGCGACCGGCGCGTGGCAGATGCTCCTCTTCCTTCTCAACGGTCTCGTCTTCATGCTCATCGGGCTCCAGCTGCCGAGCGTCCTGCGCGGTCTCACCGTTGACCTCTCGCGCGTGGCCTCCGTTACCGCCGCGGTCTGCTTGGCGGTGGTCATCGCCAGGATCGCCTGGGTCTACCTAGCGTCGTACCTGCCACGTGTCATCCCCGCGGTACGTCGCGCCGATCCGAATCCACCGTGGCAGGCGGTGTTCGTGGTGGGATGGTCCGGACTCCGCGGCGTCGTATCGCTCGCGGCCGCGCTCGCGCTGCCCGCCAACTTCCCCGAGCGCGACCTCATCCTTTTCCTCGTGTTCGCGGTCATCCTCGTGACGCTGGTCGGCCAGGGCCTCACGTTGCCGCTTGTGATCAAGAAGCTCGGCGTCGTGTCGACCGCCGATGCGTCACACGACGAGGTGCACGCGCGCGGTCTCACGACCGAAGCTGCCCTCGCGCGGCTCGAGGAGATGCGAGCGCAATGGCCGGGGCACATCGAGCTCATCGATCAGCTCCGCGACCGGTATGCGCATCGCGCGCGGCACGATGAGCAGCATCACGAAGACGGCGGCGCGGCGGAGCAAGAGCTGCTCGAGCACGGGCTGATCCGCCGCGAGGTGATCGACGCGGAGCGCCGGGCCGCGCTCGACCTCCATGACCGTGGCGTGATCACCGAACAGGTGCTGCGCAGCCTCGAGCGCGACCTCGACCTCGAAGACCTGCGGATGGAGGCCTGAGCGGCGGGCAAGTAGAGTTGGGTCATGCGCGAGTCCGCTGCCGCACCGCGACCAGACGACACCGGCGCGCCGGACGAGCTGAAGAAAGTTCACCGCGCCGAACCGAAAACGCGCACGTCGGCCGAGGCGAAGCGCGAGGGCCCAACGCTCGACACGATCAAGGCCGACCCGCGCGTCAAGACGTACATCCGCTCGGCGAACCAGCAGACCGGCGCGATCGGATACACCGAGCACGGCGAACGGCACGCGAACACGTCGGCCGACGGTGCCCGCTTCATCCTGAAATCGCTCGGGCACGACGCGCGCCGCTGCGAGGTCGCAGCGGTCGCGGCCTACCTACACGACATCGGCAACGTCATCACACGCGAGAGCCACGGACAAACGGGCGCGCTCCTCTCCGAAGCGATCCTCGTCGACAACGGCTTCGAGCTCGAGGAGGTCGCGACGATCATGGGCGCGATCGCGAATCATGAGGAGTCCGAGGGCGGGCTACCAGTGAGCGCCGTCTCCGCGGCGGTGATCATCGCCGACAAGAGCGACGTGCATCGCAGCCGCGTGCGGAACCCGAAGACCACTTCGTTCGACATCCACGACCGCGTGAACTACGCGGCGACGTCGGCGGAGGTCAAGGTCAGCCGCAAAGAAAAGCTCATCACCCTCGAGCTCACGATCGACACCGAGGTCGCGCCGCTCATGGAGTACTTCGAGATCTTCCTCTCGCGCATGATGCTGTCGCGCCGGGCTGCGGAGTTCCTTCACTGCAGCTTCGCGCTCGTCATCAACGGCACGCGCCTGTTGTGAGCCAAGTGCCCATCGACCGTTCGCGCCGTCCGACCAGAGTGCGCACGACCACCGCCGCAGGTGGCGTGGTGACCCGCGGCGCGGGCGACGATCTCGAGGTCGTGCTCAACGGCCGCACGAGTGACGGCACGTGGGTGTTCCCGAAGGGCACGCCCGACGCCGGCGAGTCGATCGAGGAGACCGCGCTCCGCGAGGTGCGCGAGGAGACCGGTCTCGATGTCAGCATCGTCGCGCCGATCGGCGTCACCGATTACTGGTTCGCGGT of the Candidatus Limnocylindria bacterium genome contains:
- a CDS encoding HD domain-containing protein, with amino-acid sequence MRESAAAPRPDDTGAPDELKKVHRAEPKTRTSAEAKREGPTLDTIKADPRVKTYIRSANQQTGAIGYTEHGERHANTSADGARFILKSLGHDARRCEVAAVAAYLHDIGNVITRESHGQTGALLSEAILVDNGFELEEVATIMGAIANHEESEGGLPVSAVSAAVIIADKSDVHRSRVRNPKTTSFDIHDRVNYAATSAEVKVSRKEKLITLELTIDTEVAPLMEYFEIFLSRMMLSRRAAEFLHCSFALVINGTRLL
- a CDS encoding cation:proton antiporter, yielding GWAGAFALGAIVAPPDAVAATAIFQRVGVPRRIVTILEGESLVNDATALVMYRFAVAAVAAGAFSLLDAGLSFVVVLIGGIAVGLVVGFAGEWLLANIRDTAIAVTITLLAPYAAYLGAESIAVSGVLATVVAGLLARRATRRSSSDVRVVATGAWQMLLFLLNGLVFMLIGLQLPSVLRGLTVDLSRVASVTAAVCLAVVIARIAWVYLASYLPRVIPAVRRADPNPPWQAVFVVGWSGLRGVVSLAAALALPANFPERDLILFLVFAVILVTLVGQGLTLPLVIKKLGVVSTADASHDEVHARGLTTEAALARLEEMRAQWPGHIELIDQLRDRYAHRARHDEQHHEDGGAAEQELLEHGLIRREVIDAERRAALDLHDRGVITEQVLRSLERDLDLEDLRMEA
- a CDS encoding NUDIX hydrolase, whose amino-acid sequence is MPIDRSRRPTRVRTTTAAGGVVTRGAGDDLEVVLNGRTSDGTWVFPKGTPDAGESIEETALREVREETGLDVSIVAPIGVTDYWFAVPGERVHKFVHFFLMRADGGDVSRHDQEYDDVRWVSAREARRMLSYETYREVLDRAIDATRSAA